In Salinisphaera sp. LB1, one genomic interval encodes:
- a CDS encoding agmatine/peptidylarginine deiminase, which yields MTARHLPAEWAPQSATLLVWPRANGDWGDGVTAARDTVAAMASALLRFQPVVLVAPDDDCATDIRARSRHEDAPLAGIRIATCPADDIWARDTGPVTVYEAGRRRFVDFRFDGWGGKFEAARDDALTAALYADGALGPGDPEHNTAVLEGGSIESNGRGTILTTERCLLTSGRNAGFTRADAERLLARTLGARTIHWLAHGNLIGDDTDGHIDTLARFVAPDTIVHQGCADPADAHHAGLAAMAGELAALRDADGAAYKLIELPLPAPQYDPGDGHRLPAGYANFLIANGCVLVPAFDDPADAEAAAIIGHCFPDREIIPIDSRALIRQHGGLHCAAMQIPAEPDHA from the coding sequence GTGACGGCACGCCACCTGCCCGCCGAATGGGCGCCGCAGAGCGCCACCCTGCTGGTCTGGCCGCGCGCGAACGGCGACTGGGGCGACGGCGTGACGGCCGCACGCGACACCGTTGCAGCGATGGCGAGCGCCCTGCTTCGTTTCCAGCCCGTGGTCCTGGTGGCGCCGGACGACGACTGTGCCACCGATATCCGGGCGCGCAGCCGCCATGAAGACGCGCCGCTCGCCGGCATCCGGATCGCGACCTGCCCCGCCGACGATATCTGGGCGCGCGACACCGGCCCAGTGACCGTGTACGAGGCCGGCCGGCGCCGATTCGTGGATTTCCGTTTCGACGGCTGGGGCGGCAAGTTCGAAGCCGCGCGTGACGATGCGCTCACGGCTGCGCTGTATGCCGATGGCGCGCTCGGGCCCGGCGACCCCGAACACAACACCGCCGTGCTCGAAGGCGGCAGCATCGAATCCAATGGCCGCGGCACGATCCTGACCACCGAGCGCTGTCTGCTCACCAGTGGGCGCAACGCCGGCTTCACGCGGGCCGACGCCGAACGGCTGCTCGCGCGTACCCTGGGCGCCCGCACCATCCACTGGCTCGCCCACGGCAACCTCATCGGCGACGACACCGACGGCCACATCGACACCCTGGCCCGCTTCGTCGCCCCCGACACGATCGTGCATCAGGGCTGCGCCGATCCGGCCGACGCACACCACGCCGGTCTCGCGGCCATGGCCGGCGAACTGGCGGCGCTGCGCGACGCCGACGGCGCCGCATACAAACTGATCGAGTTGCCGCTGCCTGCGCCCCAATACGACCCGGGGGACGGCCATCGACTACCCGCCGGCTACGCCAACTTCCTGATCGCCAACGGCTGCGTGCTGGTGCCGGCTTTCGATGACCCGGCCGACGCCGAGGCGGCCGCGATCATCGGCCACTGCTTCCCCGATCGCGAGATCATCCCCATCGACAGCCGTGCACTGATCCGCCAGCATGGCGGGCTGCACTGCGCGGCCATGCAGATCCCTGCCGAGCCCGACCATGCCTGA
- a CDS encoding lipoprotein-releasing ABC transporter permease subunit, which produces MFRPLELALGLRYTRAKRRNHFISFISSISMGGIALAVMLLITVLSVMNGFESELRNRILGMAAHVEIQANNSALQGWQDLRKQVDKRTPQLVASAPYVSGQGMVRSGRSISGTLIRGVVPKREKDVSDVASHMVAGSFDSLKGGTYNIILGVDLANQLGVGVGDNVDLLIPEANVTPAGIVPRFRRFHVSGIFSVGMYEYDSGMVLISMKDAQTLYHMGDGVTGLRLRLKDMFKAPQVSHRLSQILPYRYRVTDWTQQNANFFHAIATEKTMMFIILSLIIAVAAFNIVSMLVMVVTDKQGDIAILRTLGMKPKSVMAIFMVQGMLIGVIGTAIGVVLGVLLSIYMVDIVPFVEKVLHTNLLSADVYYISQLKGELHEADVVRISCLSLVLSFLSTLYPAWRAARVQPAEALRYE; this is translated from the coding sequence ATGTTTAGACCACTCGAACTGGCGCTGGGCCTGCGCTACACGCGCGCCAAGCGGCGCAATCATTTTATATCGTTCATCTCGTCGATATCGATGGGCGGGATTGCGCTGGCCGTAATGCTGCTGATCACCGTGTTGTCGGTGATGAACGGGTTCGAGTCGGAGCTGCGCAATCGCATCCTCGGCATGGCCGCGCACGTCGAGATCCAGGCCAACAACAGCGCGCTGCAGGGCTGGCAGGATCTGCGCAAGCAGGTCGACAAGCGGACGCCGCAGCTGGTGGCCTCGGCGCCGTATGTCTCCGGCCAGGGCATGGTGCGCAGTGGTCGTTCGATCTCCGGCACGCTGATTCGCGGCGTGGTGCCCAAGCGCGAGAAGGATGTCTCGGATGTGGCCAGTCATATGGTGGCGGGCTCGTTCGATTCGCTGAAGGGCGGCACTTACAACATCATTCTGGGTGTCGATCTGGCCAATCAGCTCGGTGTGGGCGTGGGCGACAATGTCGATCTGCTCATCCCCGAGGCCAACGTCACGCCGGCCGGCATCGTGCCGCGCTTCCGGCGGTTTCATGTCTCCGGCATTTTTTCCGTGGGCATGTACGAATACGACAGTGGCATGGTCCTGATCTCGATGAAGGACGCCCAGACGCTCTATCACATGGGCGACGGCGTTACCGGGCTGCGGCTGCGGCTCAAGGACATGTTCAAGGCGCCGCAGGTCTCGCATCGGCTGTCGCAAATCCTGCCGTATCGCTATCGCGTGACCGACTGGACCCAGCAGAATGCGAACTTCTTCCACGCCATCGCGACCGAGAAGACGATGATGTTCATCATTCTCTCGCTGATCATCGCGGTGGCGGCGTTCAATATCGTGTCCATGCTGGTGATGGTGGTCACCGACAAGCAGGGTGATATCGCGATCCTGCGCACGCTGGGCATGAAACCGAAATCGGTGATGGCGATCTTCATGGTCCAGGGCATGCTGATCGGGGTGATCGGCACCGCGATCGGCGTCGTCCTCGGCGTGCTGCTGTCGATCTACATGGTCGATATCGTGCCGTTCGTGGAGAAAGTACTGCACACCAACCTGTTGTCGGCCGATGTCTACTACATCAGCCAGCTCAAGGGTGAGTTACACGAAGCCGATGTAGTCCGCATCTCGTGTCTGTCGCTCGTGCTGTCGTTCCTGTCCACGTTGTATCCGGCCTGGCGGGCGGCGCGCGTGCAGCCAGCGGAGGCGCTGCGCTATGAGTGA
- the lolD gene encoding lipoprotein-releasing ABC transporter ATP-binding protein LolD gives MSDNPADFVLSASRLSKTFTEVREPITVLDGVDLDVAPGARIAVIGASGSGKSTLLHLLGGLDVPTTGTVHIAGQDMTRLSDAARGRLRNEKLGFIYQFHHLLPELTTVENVAMPLMLRRGPNGPALTRARELLEKVGLGARLEHKPTELSGGERQRAAVARALVTQPACILADEPTGNLDHRTAASVFDLMLELNADLDTSLVMVTHDRQLAQRMDQIWTLTDGHLAPAELSELV, from the coding sequence ATGAGTGATAACCCTGCGGATTTCGTGCTCTCGGCGAGCCGCCTGAGCAAGACCTTCACCGAAGTACGCGAGCCGATCACGGTGCTCGACGGCGTGGATCTGGATGTCGCGCCCGGCGCGCGTATCGCGGTCATCGGCGCCTCGGGCTCGGGCAAGTCCACGTTGCTGCATCTGCTCGGCGGGCTCGACGTGCCCACCACCGGCACTGTGCATATCGCCGGCCAGGACATGACGCGCCTGTCCGATGCCGCCCGTGGCCGCCTGCGCAACGAGAAACTGGGATTCATCTATCAGTTCCATCATCTACTGCCGGAACTGACCACGGTCGAGAATGTGGCCATGCCGCTGATGCTCCGCCGTGGGCCGAATGGCCCGGCGCTGACCCGTGCACGAGAGCTGCTGGAGAAGGTGGGTCTCGGCGCGCGGCTGGAGCACAAGCCGACCGAATTGTCCGGCGGTGAACGCCAGCGCGCGGCCGTGGCGCGGGCGCTGGTGACCCAGCCCGCCTGTATCCTGGCCGATGAGCCGACCGGCAATCTGGATCACCGCACGGCGGCGAGCGTGTTCGATCTGATGCTCGAGCTGAACGCCGATCTCGACACCAGTCTGGTCATGGTGACCCACGACCGGCAGCTGGCCCAGCGCATGGATCAGATCTGGACGCTCACCGACGGTCACCTGGCCCCCGCGGAGCTTTCCGAGCTGGTTTGA
- a CDS encoding IS110 family transposase: MNEISMDANETRIAQAVLEQRVSTVAEYGVYVGLDVHKDTIAVAVAPAGRSSTPASWGEVANKPKTIAKLVDRLTTAFDGEVILFCYEAGPCGYGLYRQLLSLGHDCQVVAPSLIPRKPGERIKTDRRDALKLATTLRSGDLTAVWVPDAEQEAMRDLTRAREDLKAIERTARQRLGAFLLRHGHVYPGKSRWTQAHFRWIERITMATPVQQIVLQEYVDTVIAAQRRVAALTGQMRQALDSWSLRPVVEALMALRGVQMITAMTVLAELGDLTRFDSPSQLMAYLGLVPSEHSSGGSRRQGSITKTGNGHVRRVLVEAAWAYRFPARKSDAIQRRAEQTSDTVQAIAWHAQKRLCGRYRHLIGAGKNTPLATTAVARELAGFIWAIACEVPVNPAVAA, from the coding sequence ATGAATGAGATTAGCATGGACGCCAATGAGACCCGGATCGCGCAGGCTGTGCTGGAACAGCGGGTGTCGACCGTCGCCGAATACGGCGTTTACGTCGGTCTAGACGTGCACAAGGACACGATTGCCGTGGCGGTCGCGCCGGCGGGACGCAGCAGTACGCCGGCCAGCTGGGGCGAGGTGGCCAACAAGCCCAAGACGATCGCCAAGCTCGTCGACCGTTTGACCACGGCTTTTGATGGCGAGGTGATCCTGTTTTGCTACGAGGCCGGGCCCTGTGGGTACGGGCTTTATCGCCAGCTCCTGAGTCTGGGCCATGATTGCCAAGTGGTGGCGCCGTCGCTGATTCCGCGCAAGCCCGGCGAGCGGATCAAGACGGATCGGCGCGATGCCCTCAAGTTGGCCACAACGCTGCGCAGCGGCGATCTGACCGCCGTGTGGGTGCCGGATGCCGAGCAGGAAGCGATGCGCGATCTCACCCGGGCGCGTGAGGATCTCAAGGCGATCGAACGCACGGCACGCCAACGCCTGGGTGCCTTCTTGCTGCGCCACGGGCACGTGTACCCCGGCAAGAGCCGCTGGACCCAGGCCCATTTTCGCTGGATCGAGCGGATCACCATGGCCACACCGGTTCAGCAGATCGTCTTGCAGGAATATGTGGATACCGTGATCGCGGCCCAGCGTCGCGTGGCCGCCCTGACCGGGCAGATGCGCCAAGCACTGGACAGCTGGTCGCTGCGGCCGGTGGTCGAGGCCCTGATGGCACTGCGCGGCGTGCAGATGATAACCGCCATGACTGTGCTCGCCGAGCTCGGCGATCTCACGCGCTTTGACTCGCCGAGCCAGCTGATGGCATATCTGGGCCTGGTGCCCAGCGAGCACTCGTCCGGTGGTTCACGACGCCAGGGCAGCATTACCAAGACAGGCAACGGCCATGTTCGGCGCGTGCTGGTCGAAGCCGCCTGGGCCTATCGATTCCCGGCGCGTAAAAGTGATGCCATCCAGCGGCGGGCCGAACAGACCAGTGACACCGTCCAAGCCATCGCTTGGCACGCCCAGAAGCGTTTATGCGGGCGTTATCGCCATCTGATCGGCGCCGGCAAGAACACGCCGCTGGCCACCACCGCGGTCGCACGCGAATTGGCCGGCTTTATCTGGGCCATCGCCTGCGAAGTACCGGTCAATCCAGCCGTAGCCGCGTAA
- a CDS encoding DNA internalization-related competence protein ComEC/Rec2: MGHGPTGSLASFAVFDDVRLIAVAGVAAVTAVYQLPELPSPAWLLAPLLLCLARFPGRALLAVVCTMAAWSLIQAHHAMADRLPAAADGEIVSLTGHVVGLPEAGRYRTRFEMTTSDPARRLRLSWYDKPPALAPGDCLHVRAKLSTPHGSANPGGFDYSGWLWRQGIDATGYVRDSAACHAAPVRSVDRLRHAALQRLAPILQQQPMRGLIEALSLGVRQHITDAQWATLRATGTTHLVAISGLHIGLIAGLLFAIARWLTLRTPAARQARRVAAVVAMAGAIGYAALAGWALPTQRAVIMAAVLLTAVGVERDIGASRALAWAALIVVLWHPASVIAPGFWLSFAAVAWLIWIATLVDGAWWRKALYFQLGLVVVLMPLTLWFFGQASLVAPLVNALLIPAASLAVPLVLAGGVAALVAPAGAGGWLLAKIAAALAALWPGLEWAAQWPLASFHHVLPGGLALVLAVTGLWLAAVPVPWRLRALGALLILPAVIGWRPSGQAIAPGRFRLTVLDVGQGLASVVRTAHHTLVFDAGPAYRTGFDAGAMIVLPYLRQVGRLEVDRLLISHGDMDHVGGAAAVVAQAEVSHRQGAHSGDPCRAGQHWRWDGVDFDLLYPSEAEAADAHDSNEHSCVLRIHAPGASVLMTGDIEAPGERALLDREVEAIASDVLVVPHHGSTTSSSPAFINAVDPAVALVSTGWHNRWGFPRPAVVSRYQARGIELFNTATAGALEVAWPAPHAPRVARWRWQHRRFWQQPRPGG; the protein is encoded by the coding sequence ATGGGCCATGGGCCGACCGGCTCGCTGGCGTCGTTTGCCGTGTTCGACGATGTCCGGCTGATCGCCGTCGCCGGCGTGGCGGCCGTCACGGCCGTGTATCAATTGCCCGAACTGCCCAGCCCGGCCTGGTTGCTGGCCCCGCTGCTGCTTTGTCTGGCCCGGTTCCCTGGCCGCGCATTATTGGCCGTCGTCTGCACGATGGCGGCCTGGAGCCTGATTCAGGCCCACCACGCCATGGCCGATCGCCTGCCGGCGGCGGCCGATGGCGAGATCGTATCGTTGACCGGTCATGTGGTCGGTCTGCCGGAGGCCGGGCGTTATCGCACACGCTTCGAGATGACGACGAGCGATCCGGCCCGACGGCTGCGCCTGTCGTGGTACGACAAGCCGCCGGCGCTGGCGCCCGGCGATTGCCTGCATGTCCGGGCCAAGCTGTCGACGCCGCACGGCTCGGCCAATCCGGGCGGCTTCGACTACAGCGGCTGGCTCTGGCGCCAGGGGATCGACGCCACCGGCTATGTCCGCGATTCCGCTGCATGCCATGCGGCACCGGTCCGGAGCGTCGATCGCCTGCGCCATGCCGCGCTGCAACGCCTCGCGCCCATTCTGCAACAGCAGCCCATGCGCGGCCTGATCGAGGCGTTGTCGCTGGGCGTGCGACAACACATCACCGATGCCCAGTGGGCCACGCTGCGCGCTACCGGCACCACGCATCTGGTGGCGATATCGGGCCTGCATATCGGCCTGATCGCGGGCCTGTTGTTTGCCATCGCCCGCTGGCTGACGCTGCGTACGCCAGCGGCGCGCCAGGCGCGGCGCGTAGCCGCTGTGGTGGCAATGGCCGGGGCCATCGGCTATGCCGCACTGGCCGGCTGGGCGCTGCCCACCCAGCGCGCGGTGATCATGGCCGCCGTGTTGTTGACGGCGGTGGGAGTCGAACGCGATATCGGCGCCAGCCGGGCGCTGGCCTGGGCGGCGTTGATCGTGGTCCTGTGGCATCCGGCCTCGGTGATTGCGCCCGGTTTCTGGCTGTCCTTTGCGGCGGTCGCATGGTTGATCTGGATCGCGACCCTGGTGGACGGGGCCTGGTGGCGCAAGGCGCTGTACTTCCAGCTCGGTCTGGTGGTCGTGCTGATGCCGCTCACGCTCTGGTTCTTTGGCCAGGCGTCGCTGGTGGCGCCGCTGGTCAACGCGCTCCTGATCCCGGCGGCCAGCCTCGCGGTACCGCTGGTGCTCGCGGGTGGGGTGGCCGCGCTGGTGGCGCCGGCCGGTGCGGGCGGCTGGTTGCTGGCCAAGATCGCCGCGGCGCTGGCCGCGCTGTGGCCGGGGCTGGAATGGGCGGCGCAATGGCCGCTGGCGTCATTCCATCACGTGTTGCCGGGCGGGCTGGCGCTCGTCCTCGCCGTTACGGGCCTGTGGCTGGCGGCCGTGCCGGTGCCATGGCGACTTCGTGCGCTCGGCGCGCTGCTCATTCTGCCGGCGGTCATCGGCTGGCGCCCGTCCGGTCAGGCCATCGCGCCCGGCCGCTTTCGCCTGACCGTGCTCGATGTCGGACAGGGGCTGGCGAGCGTGGTGCGCACCGCGCATCACACGCTGGTGTTCGACGCGGGACCGGCGTACCGCACCGGTTTCGATGCCGGCGCCATGATCGTGTTGCCGTATCTGCGCCAGGTCGGGCGGCTTGAAGTCGATCGGCTGTTGATCAGCCACGGCGATATGGATCATGTCGGCGGCGCAGCGGCGGTCGTGGCGCAGGCCGAGGTGTCGCATCGCCAGGGCGCGCACAGCGGGGATCCGTGCCGCGCCGGCCAGCATTGGCGGTGGGACGGTGTGGATTTCGACCTGCTCTATCCGAGCGAGGCCGAAGCCGCCGACGCGCATGACAGCAATGAGCATTCCTGTGTGCTGCGGATTCATGCGCCGGGCGCGAGTGTGCTCATGACCGGCGACATCGAGGCGCCGGGCGAGCGGGCGCTGCTGGATCGAGAAGTCGAAGCGATCGCGAGCGATGTCCTGGTGGTGCCGCACCATGGCAGCACGACCTCGTCTTCGCCGGCTTTCATCAACGCAGTGGACCCGGCGGTGGCGCTGGTATCCACCGGCTGGCACAACCGCTGGGGATTTCCGCGGCCAGCGGTCGTGTCCCGTTATCAAGCGCGCGGCATCGAGCTGTTCAATACCGCGACAGCCGGGGCGCTGGAGGTGGCGTGGCCGGCGCCGCATGCGCCGCGGGTGGCACGTTGGCGTTGGCAGCACCGTCGTTTCTGGCAGCAGCCGCGGCCCGGCGGGTAG
- the msbA gene encoding lipid A export permease/ATP-binding protein MsbA, which translates to MPIGEIYPRLLRYTWRYKHWLAFAGVGMAVYAGADTALIYILKPLLDGSIVHRDPWMIRWIPVFILGLFVGRGIAGFVASYCMAWVANHVVYNVRSDVFEKFLRLPASFFDRHTTGRTTAMLTYYTSQISGAATSAITIVIQDTLRIVGFTLLMFWVNWSLALITLLVGPIIALIVNHVSRRFRRYSATIQQSMGDITHISEEALTGQRVVKVFGGEGQERDAFERVNRRNRQVSMRKATTSAASIPVIQFIAAIAIAFVVAVAVHNTGGGVMTPGDLATFFGAMMGTMGPIKRLTGVNATIQAGMAAAGAIFELIDEPGEPDRGTRRLARAAGRIDVANVSFRYPGGDHDVLDDISFHVEPGQTVAFVGRSGSGKSTLLSLLPRFYDIQTGRIALDDVPIAEYRLADLRRQISLVDQNVVLFNDTIAANIAYGALGDTQRGMIEDAARRAYAADFIESLPAGYDTLVGQNGLMLSGGQRQRVAIARALLKNAPILILDEATSALDTESEKAIQKGLDNLMRDRTTLVIAHRLSTIQDADRIVVMHDGRVVEQGSHAELMAHEGHYRGLHDIQFARPDGA; encoded by the coding sequence ATGCCGATCGGGGAAATCTATCCCCGTCTGCTGCGCTACACCTGGCGCTACAAGCACTGGCTGGCTTTCGCGGGCGTCGGCATGGCGGTGTACGCCGGTGCCGACACGGCACTGATCTATATCCTCAAGCCGCTGCTGGACGGCAGCATCGTGCATCGCGATCCGTGGATGATCCGCTGGATCCCGGTTTTCATCCTGGGCCTGTTCGTCGGTCGCGGCATCGCCGGGTTCGTGGCCAGTTATTGCATGGCCTGGGTGGCCAACCACGTGGTCTACAACGTGCGTTCGGATGTGTTCGAGAAGTTCCTGCGGCTGCCAGCGAGCTTCTTCGACCGTCATACCACCGGCCGCACGACGGCGATGCTGACGTATTACACGAGCCAGATCTCCGGGGCGGCCACCAGCGCAATCACCATCGTGATCCAGGATACCCTGCGCATCGTGGGTTTCACGCTGCTGATGTTCTGGGTCAACTGGTCGCTGGCGCTGATCACGCTTCTGGTGGGGCCGATCATTGCGTTGATCGTCAATCATGTGTCCAGGCGATTCCGGCGCTACAGCGCCACCATTCAGCAGTCGATGGGCGACATCACGCACATCAGCGAAGAGGCGCTGACCGGCCAGCGCGTGGTCAAGGTCTTCGGTGGCGAGGGCCAGGAGCGCGATGCGTTCGAGCGGGTCAACCGCCGCAATCGGCAGGTGTCGATGCGCAAGGCCACCACGAGCGCGGCGAGCATACCGGTGATTCAGTTCATCGCGGCCATCGCCATTGCGTTCGTGGTCGCGGTGGCGGTGCACAATACCGGCGGCGGCGTGATGACGCCGGGCGATCTGGCTACCTTCTTCGGCGCCATGATGGGGACGATGGGCCCGATCAAGCGCCTCACCGGCGTCAACGCTACGATTCAGGCGGGGATGGCGGCCGCGGGTGCGATTTTCGAATTGATCGACGAGCCGGGCGAGCCCGATCGCGGCACGCGCCGACTGGCACGCGCCGCGGGCCGGATCGATGTCGCGAATGTATCGTTTCGTTATCCGGGCGGTGATCACGACGTGCTGGACGACATCAGCTTCCATGTCGAACCCGGGCAGACGGTGGCGTTCGTGGGCCGCTCGGGTAGCGGCAAGTCGACGCTGCTGTCGTTGCTGCCGCGTTTCTACGATATCCAGACGGGGCGGATCGCACTCGACGATGTGCCCATCGCCGAGTACCGGCTGGCCGATTTGCGGCGCCAGATCAGCCTGGTCGACCAGAACGTGGTGTTGTTCAACGACACGATTGCCGCCAACATCGCCTATGGCGCGCTCGGCGACACCCAGCGCGGGATGATCGAGGACGCCGCGCGTCGCGCCTACGCGGCTGACTTCATCGAGTCGCTGCCCGCGGGCTACGACACGCTTGTGGGGCAGAACGGCCTGATGCTCTCCGGCGGTCAGCGGCAGCGTGTGGCGATCGCGCGGGCACTGCTCAAGAATGCCCCGATCCTGATCCTCGACGAAGCCACCTCGGCCCTGGACACGGAGTCGGAGAAGGCGATCCAGAAGGGGCTCGACAACCTCATGCGCGATCGCACCACCCTGGTGATCGCGCATCGCCTGTCGACCATCCAGGATGCCGACCGCATCGTGGTGATGCATGACGGCCGGGTGGTCGAGCAGGGCAGCCACGCGGAACTGATGGCGCATGAGGGCCATTACCGGGGCCTGCACGACATCCAGTTTGCACGTCCGGACGGGGCGTGA
- the lpxK gene encoding tetraacyldisaccharide 4'-kinase, with the protein MSRSRWSAAIERRWYGAHALWALVPLAVLYRMIVAGRRIAYRRGWWAAQRVARPVLVVGNISVGGSGKTPLTLAVIARARALGLRPGLVARGYGGRAAHYPLTVRADTRPVEGGDEPVLIAQRTGIPVVVDPDRVAAARHLIAGHDVDLVIADDGLQHYRLARDAEIAVRDARRGYGNGWLLPAGPLREPKKRLAWVDLECVQGAGRDFWLEPGMARSLRDGRMAALESFRGTTVHAVAGIGEPARFFDMLEAAGLDVIRHAAPDHHRYRRADLAFGDDRPVLMTEKDAVKCTRFGDRDLWAVPVTTRLSPDCTNEIDALLRRIVPMQEHE; encoded by the coding sequence GTGAGCCGATCGCGGTGGTCGGCGGCGATCGAGCGGCGCTGGTATGGTGCGCATGCGCTCTGGGCGCTGGTGCCGCTGGCCGTACTCTACCGCATGATCGTGGCCGGCCGCCGGATAGCGTACCGGCGGGGCTGGTGGGCCGCGCAACGCGTCGCGCGGCCGGTGCTCGTGGTGGGCAACATCAGCGTCGGTGGCAGCGGCAAGACGCCGCTCACATTGGCCGTGATCGCACGTGCGCGCGCGCTCGGGCTGCGCCCCGGGCTGGTCGCGCGCGGCTATGGCGGACGCGCCGCGCATTATCCGCTGACGGTGCGCGCCGACACGCGACCCGTCGAGGGCGGCGACGAGCCGGTCCTGATTGCACAGCGCACCGGCATCCCGGTGGTGGTCGATCCGGACCGGGTGGCGGCGGCGCGGCATCTGATCGCCGGGCACGATGTCGATCTGGTCATCGCCGACGATGGCTTGCAGCACTACCGGCTGGCGCGCGACGCCGAGATCGCCGTGCGGGACGCGCGCCGCGGCTACGGTAACGGCTGGCTGCTGCCGGCCGGGCCCCTGCGCGAGCCGAAAAAGCGTCTGGCTTGGGTCGATCTGGAGTGTGTCCAGGGTGCGGGCCGCGATTTCTGGCTTGAGCCAGGCATGGCGCGTTCGCTGCGCGATGGCCGGATGGCGGCGCTGGAGAGCTTTCGCGGCACGACGGTGCATGCCGTGGCCGGCATCGGCGAGCCGGCGCGGTTTTTCGATATGCTCGAAGCCGCCGGTCTCGACGTGATTCGGCATGCCGCGCCCGATCACCATCGTTACCGGCGCGCCGACCTCGCGTTTGGCGACGATCGGCCCGTGTTGATGACCGAAAAGGATGCGGTGAAATGCACGCGCTTCGGCGACCGCGACCTCTGGGCCGTGCCGGTCACCACGCGCTTGTCGCCCGATTGTACGAACGAAATCGATGCGTTACTGCGGCGCATCGTCCCCATGCAGGAGCACGAATGA
- the kdsB gene encoding 3-deoxy-manno-octulosonate cytidylyltransferase → MNFHVVIPARLASTRLPGKVLREIAGRPMVEHVCRAASASSAASVIVATDSAEIAAAVERAGARAVMTRPEHSCGSDRIAEVVAGAQWSADAIVVNVQADEPMMPPALIDQVAQALHDDPGAAMATAATPIASAEDFRNPNIVKVVAARGRALYFSRAPIPYHRDSGNTAFDGAALRHLGIYAYRVDALRTFAATAPGFLERHESLEQLRAFDIGLPIALVDAVALPGPGVDTEADLALVTQRMQGA, encoded by the coding sequence ATGAATTTTCACGTCGTCATTCCGGCCCGACTGGCCAGTACGCGTCTTCCGGGCAAGGTGCTGCGCGAGATCGCGGGCCGGCCGATGGTCGAGCACGTCTGTCGGGCCGCGTCGGCGAGTTCCGCGGCTTCGGTGATCGTGGCGACCGATTCGGCGGAAATCGCGGCGGCGGTCGAACGGGCCGGCGCGCGGGCGGTCATGACGCGCCCGGAGCATAGCTGTGGGAGTGATCGCATCGCGGAAGTGGTGGCGGGGGCGCAGTGGTCGGCCGACGCGATCGTGGTCAATGTGCAGGCGGATGAGCCCATGATGCCGCCCGCCTTGATCGATCAGGTGGCACAGGCACTGCACGACGATCCCGGCGCCGCGATGGCTACGGCCGCGACGCCGATCGCCAGCGCCGAGGATTTTCGCAACCCGAACATCGTGAAGGTGGTGGCGGCGAGAGGACGCGCGCTGTATTTCAGCCGGGCGCCGATTCCCTATCATCGCGACAGCGGCAACACTGCCTTCGACGGCGCGGCCCTGCGCCATCTTGGCATCTACGCCTACCGGGTCGATGCCCTGCGGACCTTCGCCGCCACCGCGCCCGGTTTTCTCGAGCGGCATGAATCGCTGGAGCAGCTGCGCGCCTTCGATATCGGGCTGCCGATCGCATTGGTTGATGCCGTGGCCCTGCCGGGGCCCGGGGTCGACACCGAAGCCGATCTTGCTCTCGTGACACAGCGGATGCAGGGCGCATGA
- a CDS encoding low molecular weight protein-tyrosine-phosphatase — translation MSGIENNAEMRVLFVCLGNICRSPTAEGIMRRRLDAAGLAERVVVDSAGTGPWHVGEPPDRRAMAAAAARGYDLSRLRGRQVSPVDLAAFDYVIAMDESNLADLRAMADGRRELLERIALLGDFSAEYRGQPVGDPYYGGAGGFDRVLNMIETCIEGLIVDISGRLVAR, via the coding sequence ATGAGCGGGATCGAGAACAACGCCGAAATGCGTGTCCTGTTCGTGTGTCTCGGCAATATCTGCCGATCGCCCACGGCCGAGGGCATCATGAGACGCCGCCTCGACGCGGCGGGTCTGGCCGAGCGTGTGGTCGTGGATTCCGCCGGCACCGGGCCGTGGCACGTGGGGGAGCCGCCGGATCGGCGCGCCATGGCGGCGGCCGCTGCCCGCGGCTACGATCTCAGCCGCCTGCGCGGGCGTCAGGTATCGCCGGTCGATCTGGCGGCCTTCGACTATGTCATTGCCATGGATGAGAGCAATCTCGCCGATCTTCGGGCCATGGCCGATGGTCGTCGCGAATTGTTGGAGAGAATCGCCCTGCTCGGCGACTTCAGCGCCGAATACCGGGGCCAGCCGGTGGGCGACCCGTATTACGGCGGCGCTGGTGGATTCGATCGCGTACTGAACATGATCGAAACCTGTATTGAAGGGCTGATCGTCGATATCAGCGGGCGTCTCGTCGCACGCTAA